The DNA region AAGCACCGTGACGACCTGGTCGACCTGCGCCGTGACCTGCACCGGCACCCGGAGCTCTCCTGGCAGGAGCAGCGGACGATGGACCGCGTCGGCGAGGCCCTGCAACGCGCCGGGTGGACGGTGCGGGCGCTCCCGCGCAGCGGCCTGGTGGCCGACCTCGGCGAGGGGGAGGCCGGCGTTGCGCTGCGTGCGGACCTGGACGCCCTGCCGGTCCAGGACCTGACCGAGGACCCGTGGTCCAGCGCGGTCCCCGGGGTCGCCCACGCCTGCGGGCACGACGTACACACCACCGCGGTGGTCGGCGCCGCGCACGCGCTGGCGGACCTGCACGGCCGGGGAGCGCTGCCCGGACGGGTGCGCCTGCTGTTCCAGCCGGCCGAGGAGGTGATGCCCGGAGGTGCCAAGTACCTGCTCTCCGAGGACGCCCTCGACGGGATCGGCCGGATCTTCGCGCTGCACTGCGAGCCGGCGGTCGACGTCGGCACGGTCGGCCTCCGCCGCGGGCCCCTGACCAGCGCGGCGGACCTGATCGAGGTGCGCCTCGACGGCGACGGGGGACACACCTCGCGCCCGCACCTCACCGGCGACCTGACCTTCGCGCTCGCCAAGGTGATCAGCGAGCTCCCCGCCGTGCTCAGCCGACGGATGGACCCCCGCGCCGGCGTCAGCGTGGTGTGGGGGCTGGTGCGCGCCGGCGCGGCGGCCAACGTGATCCCCGATCGCGGGCTGGTGACCGGCACCGTGCGGATCCTGGACGCCGAGGCGTGGGCCGGCTGCGAGGCGGTGGTGCGCTCGGCGGTGCTCGACATCGTCCGGCCCTACGGCGTCACCGCCAACGTCGACTACCTGCAGGGGGTCCCGCCGGTGGTCAACGACGCGGTCAGCGTGCAGATCCTGCGCGAGACGGTCACCGCCTTCTGGGGCGTGCGCAAGGTCGTCGAGGTCCCGCAGAGCCTCGGCGGTGAGGACTTCGGCTGGTACCTGACCCAGGTGCCCGGAGCGATGTTCCGGCTCGGCACCCGCACCCCCGGGGCCCCACCTTCGACCTCCACCAGGGCGACCTGCGGGTCGACGAGGCGGCGATCGGAGTCGGAGCCCGGGTCCTGGCGGCGGCGGCCCTGCGGGCGCTCCCCGCGTCGCCGACGGCCCGCGGGTGACCTCCTCGTTACCGGTGCGTGACGACCGTCCGCGCGTTTCAGACTCGACTTGGTAACAACTTCGCAAGCCTCCGCACAGCCGGTTGATCTCGCCGTACTGTGACCCGCACATCTGCGCCGGTCTGGGCGCCTGAGACAAGGAGGACATCTTGCGCACTGTGGGCAAGATTGCGGCACTCGCCGCCGTGGCGTCGCTGGCCCTGGCCGGTTGCGCCACCGAGGACAGCAACAGCGGCGACGGGGACGAGACGGCCGCCGAGGGCACCGGGGCCTGCACCGCACCCGACGGCGATGTCCAGGTCGGCCTGGCCTACGACGTGGGTGGGCGCGGCGACCAGTCGTTCAACGACTCGGCGTACGCGGGCCTCGACAAGGCTGTCCAGGAGTTCGGGATCACCGCGACCGAGGGCGAGGCCGCGGACGGCGAGGCCGAGTCGGCTCGCGAGGAGCGGCTGCGCACCATGGCCGACTCCGGCATGAACCCGATCATCGGCGTCGGCTTCGCCTACAGCGAGTCCGTCAACGTGGTCTCCGACGAATACCCGGACACCTGCTTCGCGGTCATCGACGGCTTCGACCCCGACGAGACCGGCAACGGCAACGTCGCCTACCTCGGCTTCGCCGAGGAGCAGGGCTCCTACCTGGTCGGCGTCGCCGCCGCGCTGCAGTCCAAGTCCGGCAAGGTCGGCTTCGTGGGCGGCGTGCACAACGACCTGATCAAGAAGTTCGAGGCCGGCTACACCGCCGGTGTCGAGTCGGTCGACCCGGAGATCGAGGTCATCGTCCAGTACATCGAGGAGAGCGACGTCGCCGGCTTCGGTGACCCCGCCGGTGGCAAGGAGGCCGCGGCCGCCGAGTTCGACCAGGGCGCCGACGTGGTCTACCACGCCTCGGGTGCCTCGGGCTCCGGTGTGTTCGAGGCCGCGACCGAGGCGAAGGCCTGGGCGATCGGTGTCGACTCCGACCAGTACCTGACCGCGCCGAAGGCGCAGAAGGCACACATCCTGACCTCGATGCTCAAGCGCGTCGACGTCGCGACCTACGACATGATCAAGTCGGTCATCGACGGGTCGCCGGTGGCGGGATACCAGGTCTACGACCTCTCGGCCGACGGCGTGGGCTACTCCACCTCGGGTGGGTACGTGAAGAAGTACGTGCCGCAGCTCGACGAGGCCAAGGCCGCGATCACCGGTGGTGAGGTCGAGGTTCCGACCGCACCTGCCGAGTGAGGCGGGGCCGTCGATCGACGGCACTGTTCAGCAGCGATCCGATCTGGTCTGATCGGATCACCTGACGACGGACAGGGGCCCGTCCAGGAGAGATCCTGGTCGGGCCCCTTGTCCGCGAGTTTCCCGGCACCGCGTCGAGGAGGAGACAGCGCATGACCACATCGGTCGAGTCCGGCCCCGGGGGTCCGCCACGGCCCCGTCCGGCGGCATCGAGGTCCGCGGGATCACCAAGCGGTTCCCCGGCGTGGTGGCGAACTCGGACGTCAATCTGACCATCCGTCCCGGCACCGTGCACGCGCTGATCGGGGAGAACGGCGCTGGCAAGTCGACGCTGATGAAGATCCTCTACGGCGTGCAGCGGCCCGACGAGGGCACCATCTCCGTCGACGGCCGACCGGCGCACTTCTCCTCACCCACCGACGCGATCCGCGCCGGCATCGGCATGGTCTTCCAGCACTTCATGCTGGCCGACAACCTGACCGTCCTGGAGAACGTGGTCCTCGGTGCCGAGAGCCTCCACGGGATCGGCGGCAACGCCCGGGCCCGGATCCAGGCGATCTCGGACGACTACGGCTTCGACCTCGACCCCGACGTCCTGGTCGAGGAGCTGGGTGTCGGGGAGCGGCAGCGCGTGGAGATCCTCAAGGTCCTCTACCGCGGAGCCCGCACCATCGTGCTCGACGAGCCCACCGCGGTGCTCGTGCCGCAGGAGGTCGACGCGCTCTTCGCCAACCTGCGCGAGCTGCGCGCCAGCGGGCACACGATCCTGTTCATCTCGCACAAGCTCGACGAGGTCCTCGCCATCGCCGACGACATCACCGTGATGCGCCGCGGCAAGACCGTCGGAGAGGCCGACCCGACCACGGCCACCAAGCACGAGCTCGCCGAGCTGATGGTCGGCTCGGAGCTCCCGGTGCCGCAGACCGAGGAGTCCACGGTCACCACCACCCCGATGCTGACCATGCGCGACGTCGGGCTGGTCGACGCGGCCGGACGCGCGCTGCTGTCCGGCATCGACCTGACCATCCACCGCGGCGAGGTGCTCGGCATCGCCGGCGTGGAGGGCAACGGGCAGGCCGAGCTGGTCGAGACGATCATGGGGATGCGCCGCGCCAGCACCGGGATGATCGACGTCGCCGGCGACAACGTCACCCGCTGGACGACCCGGCGGCGCCGCAAGGCCGGCATCGGGTTCATCCCCGAGGACCGCCACCGCCACGGACTGCTGCTCGACTCCCCGCTGTGGGAGAACCGGGTGCTCGGCCACCAGACCAGCCGGCAGCTCAACCGGCGCGGTATCATCCGCCGCCGAGCCGCCAAGAACGACACCCGTCGGATCGTCGAGGAGTACGACGTCCGCACGCCCAGCATCAACACCCACGCGCGGGCCCTCTCGGGCGGCAACCAGCAGAAGCTGATCGTCGGCCGTGAGATGAGCGGCGAGCCGGTGCTGCTGGTCGCCGCCCACCCCACCCGCGGTGTCGACGTCGGCGCCCAGGGCGCGATCTGGACCCACATCAAGAACGCGCGCCGCGACGGTCTCGCGGTGCTGTTGATCTCGGCCGACCTCGACGAGCTGATCGGCCTCTCCGACCGGATCCAGGTGATCTTGCGCGGGGAGATCGTCGGTGAGTTCGACCCCGACCAGGTCACCCCGCAGCAGCTCGGCGCCGCGATGACCGGTGGCAAGGGAGGAGAGAAGTGAGGACCACCGCCCTGCTGCGCAAGATCGCGCAGGTCGTCGTCGCGCCGCTGATCGCACTGGCGATCGCGCTCGCGGTGACCAGCCTGGTCGTCGTGCTGGCCGGCAACTCGGTCAGCGTCTTCTTCGAGGTGATGCTGACGCCGCCCAGCCAGCGGATCTGGGTCAACATCGTCAACCAGACGGCGATGCTGTTCCTGGCCGGCATGGCCGCGGCGATCGCGTTCCGGATGAACCTGTTCAACATCGGTATCGAGGGCCAGTACACCCTGGCGTCGTACTCCGGGGCGCTGGTCGCCGGGATGGCGCTCTTCCCGGGGACCCTCAACATCCTCGCCGCCCTCGTCGTCGCGATGGCGGTCGGCGCCGCCTGGGCCGCGATCGCCGGCATCTTGAAGGTGACCCGCGGCGTGAGCGAGGTGATCTCGACGATCATGCTCAACTCGATCGCGATCACCCTGGTCGGCTGGCTGCTCAACACCTACGGCGACCAGTACGGCCAGGGACGTCGTACCACCCCGATCCCGGAGTCCAGCCAGCTGCTCGGTCTCAGCCTCGGTGTCTTCGACACCACGACGGGCGGGGTCTTCGCACTCAGCAGCCTCGCGCTGATCGTCGGCATCGTCTTCGCGCTGGTGATCAACCGCAGCCGGTTCGGCTTCGACCTGCGGGCCACCGGCGGCAACGAGGCCGCGGCCGTGGCGTCCGGCGTCCAGGTGAAGAGGATGATCGTGATCGCGATGCTGATGTCCGGCGGTGTCGCCGGGCTGATCTGGATGCCCGACCTCTTCGGCGGCGCGGACTACTACGGCACGCCCTTCCAGTCCGGCCTCGGATTCACCGGTCTCGCGGTCGCCCTGCTCGGACGCAACCGTCCGCTCGGCGTCGCCTTCGGCGCCCTGCTGTTCGCGTGGCTGAGCGTGCAGGCCAACCCGCTGGGTCTCAAGGCGGACATCTCTCCGTCCGTCGTCCAGATCACCCAGGGAGTGGTGGTCCTCGTCGTGGTCGTGGTCTACGAGGTGGTCCGCCGGTGGGGCGCTGCCGCGGAGCAGCGGGCGCTGCGCTCGACGCTGGACGGCGCGACGGCGGGAGGCCAGGCATGAGCAAGGGATCCCGTCTGCTCCTCCTCGGAGTCTCCGTCCTGGTCTCGATCGCCGCGGTGCGCGTGCTCACCGGTGCCCACGAGATCGACTCGCCCGGCAGCCTGCGGGCCGCGCTGGTGGCGACCTGCCCGATCCTGCTGGCCGCCCTCGGTGGTCTGTGGAGCGAGCGCGCCGGTGTGGTCAACATCGGGCTGGAGGGCCAGATGCTCTTCGGCACCTGGGGTGCGGCCTTCTTCACCTACTACTACGACCCCTACATCGGCCTGCTCGGCGCCATCCTGTGCGGCGTCTTCGGCGGCCTGATCCACGCGGTGGCCACGGTGACCTTCGGGGTCGACCACATCGTCTCCGGTGTCGCGTTGAACCTGATCGCGCTCGGGGCGACCACCTTCCTGGCCGAGGCGTTCTTCGCCGACCTCGACTCCGAGGCCGGCAAGGGCGGCGCCCAGCAGCTCACCGGTCTCGCCAAACCGGCGTCGATCACGATCCCCGGCATCTCCGACGCGGCCAACGACATCGCGGACAAGCACTGGTTCGTGATCTCCGACGTCGCCAGCGTGGTCGCCGTGCTGACCACCCGGATCTCGGTGGTGACGATCCTGGTCTTCATCCTGCTGGTGGTGACCGCGCTGGTGCTCTGGCGCACCCGGTTCGGTCTCCGGCTCCGTTCCTGCGGTGAGAACCCGCAGGCGGCCGAGAGCGTGGGCGTCGCGGTGATGCGGCACAAGTACATCGCGGTGCTGATCTCCGGCGGCCTGGCCGGCCTCGGCGGCGGCTACCTGGCGTTGGTCTCCTCGCCCGGGTTCCACACCAACCAGACCAACGGCCGCGGGTACATCGGCCTGGCGGCGATGATCTTCGGCAACTGGCGCCCCGGCGGCATCCTGGTCGGCTCCGGCATGTTCGGCTACACCGACAGCCTCCGGCTGCGCGACCCCGGCACCATCCACGCCCTGCTGCTGCTGGTCGCCTTCTGGTTGATGGTCTTCGCGGTGTGGCGGATCGTCGTCGCCACCCGGACCGCGAACGCGGCACGCACCGACCGCGCCACGATCGTGGCGCTCGCCGTCGGCTCGGTCGGCTTCTTCGCCTGGTGGGCGCTGACCGACTCGGTGCCGCGTGACTTCACCAGCATGACGCCGTACGTCGCGACACTGTTCGTCCTCGCCTTCGCATCCCAACGACTACGCATGCCCGCAGCGGACGGGCAGGTCTATCGGAAGGGGAGTGCGGGCTAGTGACCGCTCCGATGGAACCGGCCGTCCCGGACGGGGACTGGGACGCCCTCCGTGCGGTCGCCGTCGAGGCGTCCCGCCACGCCTACGCGCCGTACTCGTCCTACCCGGTCGGCGCGGCCGCGCGGGTCGACGACGGCCGGGTGGTGTCCGGGTGCAACGTGGAGAACGCCGCCTACGGTGTCGCTCTCTGCGCCGAGTGCGGCCTGGTCAGCGAGCTGCACCGGAGCGGGGCGGACGGCTCACCCACTTCGTCTGCGTGGACGGGCGCGGCGAGCTGCTGATGCCGTGCGGCCGTTGCCGCCAGCTGCTCTGGGAGAACGGCGGGCCCGACCTGGTGCTGTGGACCCGGTCGGGACATCGCACGATGAAGGAGGTGCTGCCCGATGCCTTCAGTGCCGACGACCTCGCTTGACCTGGGCGATCCCGCACTGGTGGCCGACCCCTATCCCCGGTTCGCCGAGGAGCGGGCCCGGCACCGGGTCGCCTGGCACGACGGGCTCGGGATGTGGCTGGCGTTCGACCACGCCTCGGTGAGCGCGGTCCAGCGCGACCGCCGGCTCGGACGGATCTGGAGGGACAAGGAGCCGACCGACTACCTGGAGCCCTTCAACCTGCTGCACCGCAACCAGATGATGGAGAACGAGCCCCCGGTGCACACCCGGTTGCGGCGTCCGGTGGCGCGGGCGTTCGCCCGCGGGCACGTGGAGCGGCTCCGCCCGCGGGTGCGCCAGCTGGCCGAGCAGCTGTTGGACGAGGTCGACCCGGACGGGTTCGACATCATCGGCTCCTACGCTGAGCCGCTCCCGGTGCTGGTGATCGCCGAGCTGCTCGGGGTCCCGTTCAGCCACACCGACGACCTGCGGCGCTGGTCGCAGGCGATCGTGCGGATGTACGAGCCCCGGCCCAGCGACGAGGTGGTGGCAGCGGCGGTCGCGGCGTCCACCGACTTCGCCGACCTGGTCCGCGAGCTCGCCGACGCCCGTCGTGCCCGCCCGGCCGACGACCTGATCACCGACCTGGTCGCCACCGAGCTCAGCCAGGACGAGGTGATCGCCGCCGTCGTGCTGCTGCTCAACGCCGGGCACGAGGCGTCGGTCAACGTGTTCGGCAACGGTCTGGTGGCGATGCTCGAGCGGGGTCTGCGCCCGGCCGAGGACGTGCCGGCGACGGTGGAGGAGATGCTGCGCTTCGACTCCGCGCTGCAGCTGTTCGAGCGGACCGCGACGGAGCCGGTCGAGGTCGGCGGTGTCACCGTGGACACGGGCCAGAAGATCGCCGTCCTGCTGGGCTCGGCGAACCGCGACCCCGCGGTGTTCGAGGAGCCGGACTCGTTCGACCCGGCGCGCACCGACAACCCGCACCTGGCGTTCGGCGTCGGGGTGCACTTCTGCCTCGGCGCGCCGCTGGCGCGGATGGAGCTGGCCGAGTCGTTGTCGGCGCTCGTCGGTCGCTTCGACCGGCTGCGCCTGGACGGCGCACCCGAGTCGCGGGGCACCTTCACCCTGCGCGGCTATCACCGGGTCCCGGTGACGGCCGCGTGAGCAACCCGCCCGATCCGACCTGAGGAGCACGCCTTGTCCGAGCACGCGCACGACGCCGTCGAGGTGATCACCACCAAGCGCGACGGCGCATCGCTCAGCGCCGGGCAGATCGACTGGGTGGTGGACGCCTACACCCGGGGTGCGGTCGCCGACGAGCAGATGTCGGCGCTGGCGATGGCGATCCTGCTCAACGGCATGGAGCGGCGCGAGATCTCCGACTGGACCGCGGCGATGATCGCCTCGGGCGAGCGGATGGACTTCTCGTCGCTGTCCCGGCCGACCGCCGACAAGCACTCCACGGGCGGCGTGGGCGACAAGATCACGCTCCCGTTGGCTCCGCTGGTCGCCTCGTGCGGGGTGGCGGTGCCGCAGCTGTCGGGGCGCGGCCTGGGCCACACCGGCGGCACGCTGGACAAGCTCGAGTCGGTCCCCGGCTGGCGGGCGGCGATGTCCAACGCGGCGATGCTCGACCAGCTCGAGCAGGTCGGCGCCGTCATCTGCGCGGCGGGTGACGGCCTGGCGCCCGCGGACAAGAAGCTCTACGCCCTGCGCGACGTGACCGGCACCGTGGAGGCGGTGCCGCTGATCGCATCCTCGATCATGAGCAAGAAGATCGCCGAGGGCACCGGCGCACTGGTGCTCGACGTGAAGGTCGGCGCCGGCGCCTTCATGAAGGAGCTGGACCGGGCGCGCGAGCTGGCCGAGGTGATGGTGGCGCTCGGCACCGATGCCGGGGTGCGGACCGTCGCGCTGCTCACCGACATGGACACCCCGCTGGGCCGGACCGCCGGCAACGCGATCGAGGTCGCCGAGTCGGTCGAGGTGCTGGCCGGCGGCGGACCGTCCGACGTGGTGGAGCTGACCCTCGCCCTGGCCCGGGAGATGCTCGCCGCCGCGGGGGTGAACGACGTCGACCCGGCCGACCGGCTGGCCGACGGGTCCGCGATGGACGTGTGGAAGCGGATGATCCGGGCGCAGGGCGGTGACCCGGACGCCGACCTGCCGACCGCGCGGGAGTCCCACGTGGTCACCGCGGACGCGCCGGGCGTGCTGACCCGGCTCGACGCGATGGCGGTCGGGGTCGCGGCCTGGCGACTGGGCGCCGGGCGGGCGCGCAAGGAGGACCCGGTCCAGGCCGGGGCGGGGGTGGTCTGGCACGCACGGCCGGGCGACACCGTCGCCGCGGGGGACCCGCTGTTCACGCTGCTCACCGACACGCCGGAACGGTTCGACCGGGCACTGGCCGCGCTGGAGGGCGGGTATCAGATCGCGGAGCCGGGGACGTCGTACGACGCCCGGCCGCTGGTCATCGACCGGATCGGCTGAGCCACCGGGCGGACCAGCCACCGGCCGTTCGGGCCGGGCCGGCGTCTGCCGGTCAGGGGAGCAGCAGGACCACGGTCTCCGCGACGCAGGCGGGCTTCTCCTCGCCCTCGATCTCGATGGTGTGCTGCACGGTGAGCTGCTTCCCGGCCGGGATGTCGGTCACCGCGGCGATCTTCACGTGTACCCGGAGCCGCGAGCCGACCTTCACCGGGTTGGGGAAGCGGACCTTGTTGACGCCGTAGTTCAGCTTGGCGCCGGGCGTCTGCAGCGTGAAGACCTGGCTGCCCAGCCACGGGACCAGGGAGAGCGTCAGGTAGCCGTGCGCGATGGTGCCGCCGAACGGGCCCTCCTTGGCGCGCTCCACGTCGACGTGGATCCACTGGTGGTCGCCGGTGGCGTCGGCGAACTGGTTGACCCGACGCTGGTCGATGGTCACCCATTCGCTGGTGCCGAGATCGTCGCCGGCTGCCTGCTCGAGCTCCTCGAACGTCGTGAAGACCCTCATCGCCACTCCTTCGTGCGTCACCCACGGGTGCTGGAACAATGCCGCCATGGAACCTACACCGACGACGCCGACCCCGTTGCTGCAGTCCGCGCCGAAGGTGCTGCTCCACGACCACCTCGACGGCGGGCTGCGACCGGCGACCATCGTCGAGCTCGCCGCGGACGCCGGCCACGAGCTGCCGGAGACCGACCCGGCCGCGCTGGCCGACTGGTTCGCCGCGGCCGCCGACTCCGGCTCGCTGGTGCGCTACCTGGAGACCTTCGCCCACACCGTCGGGGTGATGCAGACCGGACCGGCGCTGACCCGGGTGGCCCGGGAGTGCGTCGAGGACCTCGCCGCCGACGGCGTCGTCTACGCCGAGATCCGCTACGCCCCCGAGCTGCACGTGGAGCAGGGGCTGACCCTGGACGAGGTCGTCGGGGCCGTGGAGCAGGGGTTCGCCGAGGGGATGGAGGCCACCGGCGGCCGGATCGTGGTCCGTGCCCTGATCACGGCGATGCGGCAG from Nocardioides sambongensis includes:
- a CDS encoding thymidine phosphorylase — translated: MSEHAHDAVEVITTKRDGASLSAGQIDWVVDAYTRGAVADEQMSALAMAILLNGMERREISDWTAAMIASGERMDFSSLSRPTADKHSTGGVGDKITLPLAPLVASCGVAVPQLSGRGLGHTGGTLDKLESVPGWRAAMSNAAMLDQLEQVGAVICAAGDGLAPADKKLYALRDVTGTVEAVPLIASSIMSKKIAEGTGALVLDVKVGAGAFMKELDRARELAEVMVALGTDAGVRTVALLTDMDTPLGRTAGNAIEVAESVEVLAGGGPSDVVELTLALAREMLAAAGVNDVDPADRLADGSAMDVWKRMIRAQGGDPDADLPTARESHVVTADAPGVLTRLDAMAVGVAAWRLGAGRARKEDPVQAGAGVVWHARPGDTVAAGDPLFTLLTDTPERFDRALAALEGGYQIAEPGTSYDARPLVIDRIG
- a CDS encoding amidohydrolase, yielding MDAALAGIASVVEKHRDDLVDLRRDLHRHPELSWQEQRTMDRVGEALQRAGWTVRALPRSGLVADLGEGEAGVALRADLDALPVQDLTEDPWSSAVPGVAHACGHDVHTTAVVGAAHALADLHGRGALPGRVRLLFQPAEEVMPGGAKYLLSEDALDGIGRIFALHCEPAVDVGTVGLRRGPLTSAADLIEVRLDGDGGHTSRPHLTGDLTFALAKVISELPAVLSRRMDPRAGVSVVWGLVRAGAAANVIPDRGLVTGTVRILDAEAWAGCEAVVRSAVLDIVRPYGVTANVDYLQGVPPVVNDAVSVQILRETVTAFWGVRKVVEVPQSLGGEDFGWYLTQVPGAMFRLGTRTPGAPPSTSTRATCGSTRRRSESEPGSWRRRPCGRSPRRRRPAGDLLVTGA
- a CDS encoding ABC transporter permease; amino-acid sequence: MSKGSRLLLLGVSVLVSIAAVRVLTGAHEIDSPGSLRAALVATCPILLAALGGLWSERAGVVNIGLEGQMLFGTWGAAFFTYYYDPYIGLLGAILCGVFGGLIHAVATVTFGVDHIVSGVALNLIALGATTFLAEAFFADLDSEAGKGGAQQLTGLAKPASITIPGISDAANDIADKHWFVISDVASVVAVLTTRISVVTILVFILLVVTALVLWRTRFGLRLRSCGENPQAAESVGVAVMRHKYIAVLISGGLAGLGGGYLALVSSPGFHTNQTNGRGYIGLAAMIFGNWRPGGILVGSGMFGYTDSLRLRDPGTIHALLLLVAFWLMVFAVWRIVVATRTANAARTDRATIVALAVGSVGFFAWWALTDSVPRDFTSMTPYVATLFVLAFASQRLRMPAADGQVYRKGSAG
- a CDS encoding ABC transporter ATP-binding protein; this encodes MVANSDVNLTIRPGTVHALIGENGAGKSTLMKILYGVQRPDEGTISVDGRPAHFSSPTDAIRAGIGMVFQHFMLADNLTVLENVVLGAESLHGIGGNARARIQAISDDYGFDLDPDVLVEELGVGERQRVEILKVLYRGARTIVLDEPTAVLVPQEVDALFANLRELRASGHTILFISHKLDEVLAIADDITVMRRGKTVGEADPTTATKHELAELMVGSELPVPQTEESTVTTTPMLTMRDVGLVDAAGRALLSGIDLTIHRGEVLGIAGVEGNGQAELVETIMGMRRASTGMIDVAGDNVTRWTTRRRRKAGIGFIPEDRHRHGLLLDSPLWENRVLGHQTSRQLNRRGIIRRRAAKNDTRRIVEEYDVRTPSINTHARALSGGNQQKLIVGREMSGEPVLLVAAHPTRGVDVGAQGAIWTHIKNARRDGLAVLLISADLDELIGLSDRIQVILRGEIVGEFDPDQVTPQQLGAAMTGGKGGEK
- a CDS encoding cytochrome P450 gives rise to the protein MPSVPTTSLDLGDPALVADPYPRFAEERARHRVAWHDGLGMWLAFDHASVSAVQRDRRLGRIWRDKEPTDYLEPFNLLHRNQMMENEPPVHTRLRRPVARAFARGHVERLRPRVRQLAEQLLDEVDPDGFDIIGSYAEPLPVLVIAELLGVPFSHTDDLRRWSQAIVRMYEPRPSDEVVAAAVAASTDFADLVRELADARRARPADDLITDLVATELSQDEVIAAVVLLLNAGHEASVNVFGNGLVAMLERGLRPAEDVPATVEEMLRFDSALQLFERTATEPVEVGGVTVDTGQKIAVLLGSANRDPAVFEEPDSFDPARTDNPHLAFGVGVHFCLGAPLARMELAESLSALVGRFDRLRLDGAPESRGTFTLRGYHRVPVTAA
- a CDS encoding BMP family lipoprotein, encoding MGKIAALAAVASLALAGCATEDSNSGDGDETAAEGTGACTAPDGDVQVGLAYDVGGRGDQSFNDSAYAGLDKAVQEFGITATEGEAADGEAESAREERLRTMADSGMNPIIGVGFAYSESVNVVSDEYPDTCFAVIDGFDPDETGNGNVAYLGFAEEQGSYLVGVAAALQSKSGKVGFVGGVHNDLIKKFEAGYTAGVESVDPEIEVIVQYIEESDVAGFGDPAGGKEAAAAEFDQGADVVYHASGASGSGVFEAATEAKAWAIGVDSDQYLTAPKAQKAHILTSMLKRVDVATYDMIKSVIDGSPVAGYQVYDLSADGVGYSTSGGYVKKYVPQLDEAKAAITGGEVEVPTAPAE
- a CDS encoding ABC transporter permease; this encodes MRTTALLRKIAQVVVAPLIALAIALAVTSLVVVLAGNSVSVFFEVMLTPPSQRIWVNIVNQTAMLFLAGMAAAIAFRMNLFNIGIEGQYTLASYSGALVAGMALFPGTLNILAALVVAMAVGAAWAAIAGILKVTRGVSEVISTIMLNSIAITLVGWLLNTYGDQYGQGRRTTPIPESSQLLGLSLGVFDTTTGGVFALSSLALIVGIVFALVINRSRFGFDLRATGGNEAAAVASGVQVKRMIVIAMLMSGGVAGLIWMPDLFGGADYYGTPFQSGLGFTGLAVALLGRNRPLGVAFGALLFAWLSVQANPLGLKADISPSVVQITQGVVVLVVVVVYEVVRRWGAAAEQRALRSTLDGATAGGQA
- a CDS encoding MaoC family dehydratase; its protein translation is MRVFTTFEELEQAAGDDLGTSEWVTIDQRRVNQFADATGDHQWIHVDVERAKEGPFGGTIAHGYLTLSLVPWLGSQVFTLQTPGAKLNYGVNKVRFPNPVKVGSRLRVHVKIAAVTDIPAGKQLTVQHTIEIEGEEKPACVAETVVLLLP